GAGATATTATAAATCTTTCAATTACATAGACTTTGAAATGATTAATTATCAACCAAAAGACAGATATTGCAAGTCGTAGTTTGAGTAAGGTTTTAGACATAGCAAAGATTTGATTTATAATGGTGCCTTTGTGATTTCACAAGATGATCGTGTCACTGAGCAAGTTAAACTTGGATTAAGTATGAACAACAATTTTGAAAAAAAAGTGAATGTTGGAGGAAGTGTCGAACGAGCGCTTTCTGGTAACTATGAATTAAAAGCAGCAGAGATCCTTAGTGAAGCTTGGCGTCTAACAATGAAGCAGTTTTGGTCTTTTACTCCGGCGATGATTATTTTATTGGTCGTTCAGATGGGTATTTTCTTCATAGCTTTACAACTGCAGCTCGGTGATCTAGAAACACTTATGCTTTCACTAGAAGATAACGGATTCTTTGACACAAGAGTGATTCAAGCGTTCTATATTGCCTCTTTTAGTTATGAAGTGATTGGTGCTCCAATTGCTGCAGGTATTAGCCTTATGGCGATGAGCCATGCGGTTGGTTTTAATACAAAGCTCCAGCACATTGGCAAAGGTTTACAGTTTACAGTACCAGTGATTATTGCGACTGCATTTGGCATTGCAATACAATATGTCGCAGGTCTTATTATACCCTTCATCTCTCTCTATCTAGGTATGGCATTCAGTCAAAGTATTCTTCTGATATGTGACAAACGTATTCCGCCAATGCGTTCTTTATTAGTCTCCTTTTTAGCCGTAAATAAGAAGATATTCGTCATTTCAGGGCTATACCTTTTGGTGATATTCATGTTTTTCATTGCAACGATTTTCTATGGAATCGGTTTAATCTTAGTCTTGCCATTCTTCTTCCATTTAAAAGGTATCCTTTATCGCGAAATGTTTGGGATCCAAGTCCAAATTATTGCAACAGACGGCACGGATAATGACGATAGCGATGATAATGACGGAGACAAAGACAACAAAACTCAGGTATTTGATGCTTAACACCGCCATGTTGAATTCATTGACTTATAAATTAAAATGGTTAGCTCTTAGGATAGCGGCATTTGTCGCTGTTCTTATCTTTATTTCGGTAGGGCCTTATCAATTTTATCATCGAGAAGATCCGTCCTTGTTTGATTTTTCTCAGGAGGCTCCACCTTCAAGTCATCATTTGCCTGATTTCGCAGCAATAGAAAACACCGGGTTGAAGAAAGCCGCGTTCTTTGACTTCCTTAGACCTAAAGTTGAACAGGAAAATCAGCGCATTCTCAAAGAGCGTGCGTTTTTAATCAGTATTGATGTGACTCAAATTTCATCAACTCAAATCGAAAAGGCACAAGTCCTAGCAGAGTCTTACCTTTTGCCATTGAAGGAAGACACCGTTTCATCAGAATGGCTTAATGAAATGCTAAAACGAGTCAATGTATTACCCGAAGCCCTTGTGTTAACTCAGGCCGCGAATGAATCAGCTTGGGGAACGTCTCGTTTTGCTGTTGAAGCGAATAACCTATTTGGACACTGGTGCTATACCAAAGGTTGTGGCATCGTTCCAAAACAACGTGGGGCAGGGAAAACACATGAAGTTGAAAAGTTTCCCTCGGTTGATGATGCCGTCAATCGTTACTTTATGAATGTGAATCGCAACAAAGCTTATGCCCCTTTACGTGACGTGCGTTTTCTGCTTGATGCTCAGGAGCAAGATTTACTTTCAACCGAATCAGCACTTGCATTGGCCGAGGGGCTGAGTGCCTATTCTGAACGTGGTGAGGACTATGTAAATGATCTACGTTCGATGATTCACCATAACCAGACATATTGGAAAAAGTAACTATCTAAAAAATTATAGGAATGGATATCCATG
This window of the Vibrio azureus genome carries:
- a CDS encoding membrane protein, producing the protein MNNNFEKKVNVGGSVERALSGNYELKAAEILSEAWRLTMKQFWSFTPAMIILLVVQMGIFFIALQLQLGDLETLMLSLEDNGFFDTRVIQAFYIASFSYEVIGAPIAAGISLMAMSHAVGFNTKLQHIGKGLQFTVPVIIATAFGIAIQYVAGLIIPFISLYLGMAFSQSILLICDKRIPPMRSLLVSFLAVNKKIFVISGLYLLVIFMFFIATIFYGIGLILVLPFFFHLKGILYREMFGIQVQIIATDGTDNDDSDDNDGDKDNKTQVFDA
- a CDS encoding glucosaminidase domain-containing protein, whose translation is MLNTAMLNSLTYKLKWLALRIAAFVAVLIFISVGPYQFYHREDPSLFDFSQEAPPSSHHLPDFAAIENTGLKKAAFFDFLRPKVEQENQRILKERAFLISIDVTQISSTQIEKAQVLAESYLLPLKEDTVSSEWLNEMLKRVNVLPEALVLTQAANESAWGTSRFAVEANNLFGHWCYTKGCGIVPKQRGAGKTHEVEKFPSVDDAVNRYFMNVNRNKAYAPLRDVRFLLDAQEQDLLSTESALALAEGLSAYSERGEDYVNDLRSMIHHNQTYWKK